The proteins below are encoded in one region of Halocatena salina:
- the folP gene encoding dihydropteroate synthase codes for MEYYEAANFLFDLKRYPSRKGTEATRALLAAMDDPHEGLTCVQIAGSNGKGSTARMVERVLREAGLSVGLFTSPHLTDVRERVRVDGRKIRKQAVTAFVEEIREYVLDASSQGSAPTFFETQTALALWEFARQDVDVAVLEVGIGGQHDATSVVDPVASAVTSVTLEHTALLGDTRAEIARDKAHVAGEQPLVTGESGAVLEAIRSVAGDIHTVGSGSDNDVQARYEGRDGLTGAVTLTGTDWSIEAALPQLGAHQAVNAGIATALCRQVADVTERTIVRGLETAFWPGRFEIMSREPLLVLDGAHNPGGCATTAETLESFDYEELHLVFGALSDKNHTKMAKALPEATTVYACEPAIDRAEDADALARTFDGNVRVVRSVRSAVESAVEAADAEDCVLVAGSLYTVAQARHRWVGTQTPKRVSTLADARAALTDADVTRAGIWRMRGKGVHRVVELRVQPRQARFLKEELLSLGGECAISGCSSHTHEPRYLDVVAMGTLAQFKRLIEKLDGQPHGLASVGNDLKRTLDIGTETEKRGYPWEDRVAVMGIINVTPDSFYDGGTYDSVEAAVARAEELIEDGADILDVGGESTRPGADPVPTETEIERVVPVVERLADHDALVSVDTRKAAVARAALEAGADILNDVSGLSDPDMRHVAADYDVPTVVMHSIEAPVDPETDVTYDDVVTDTIDELSERVLLAEKAGLDREQIIVDPGIGFGTSAAESFELLGRIGEFHALGCPVLVGHSHKSMYEHVDRAAGDRLHATVAATAIAAERGADIVRVHDVKENVAAVRTQRAASDPDA; via the coding sequence ATGGAGTATTACGAGGCCGCGAACTTCCTGTTCGACCTCAAGCGGTACCCATCACGCAAGGGAACGGAGGCGACACGCGCGCTGTTGGCCGCGATGGACGATCCCCACGAGGGACTCACGTGTGTGCAGATCGCGGGATCGAACGGGAAGGGGAGCACCGCACGGATGGTCGAGCGGGTGCTCCGGGAAGCCGGTCTGTCGGTCGGACTGTTCACCTCACCACATCTCACTGACGTGCGAGAGCGGGTCCGGGTGGACGGTCGCAAAATCAGAAAGCAGGCAGTCACGGCGTTCGTCGAGGAGATCCGCGAGTACGTCCTCGATGCGTCGAGTCAGGGATCGGCACCGACGTTTTTCGAGACACAGACGGCACTGGCGTTGTGGGAGTTCGCTCGTCAAGACGTTGACGTCGCCGTACTGGAAGTCGGTATCGGTGGCCAACACGATGCGACGAGCGTCGTCGATCCCGTGGCCAGTGCCGTGACGTCGGTGACGCTCGAACACACGGCACTGCTCGGTGACACGCGAGCGGAAATCGCCCGTGACAAGGCCCACGTCGCCGGGGAGCAACCGCTCGTAACCGGTGAGTCGGGAGCGGTACTGGAGGCGATTCGATCGGTCGCGGGCGATATCCACACCGTTGGATCGGGCAGCGACAACGACGTTCAAGCACGGTATGAGGGACGGGACGGACTGACCGGTGCCGTGACGCTCACCGGGACGGACTGGTCGATCGAGGCGGCGTTGCCCCAACTCGGCGCACACCAAGCAGTGAACGCCGGGATCGCCACAGCACTGTGTCGACAGGTGGCCGACGTCACCGAGCGGACTATCGTTCGCGGACTAGAAACAGCCTTCTGGCCGGGCCGGTTCGAGATCATGAGCCGAGAGCCACTCCTCGTGTTAGACGGGGCGCACAATCCCGGTGGGTGTGCGACGACGGCCGAGACCCTCGAATCGTTCGACTACGAGGAACTCCATCTCGTGTTCGGGGCTCTGAGCGACAAGAACCACACGAAGATGGCCAAGGCACTCCCGGAGGCGACGACGGTGTACGCCTGCGAGCCAGCGATCGACCGCGCGGAGGACGCCGACGCGCTCGCCCGGACGTTCGACGGCAACGTTCGTGTCGTCCGCTCGGTCAGATCGGCAGTCGAATCCGCAGTCGAAGCTGCCGACGCCGAGGACTGTGTGCTCGTGGCGGGATCGCTGTACACCGTGGCACAAGCCCGCCACCGGTGGGTAGGAACCCAAACGCCAAAACGTGTCTCTACCCTCGCGGACGCACGCGCTGCGCTCACCGACGCTGACGTTACACGGGCCGGCATCTGGCGGATGCGTGGCAAAGGCGTCCACCGGGTGGTCGAGCTGCGCGTGCAACCGCGACAGGCCCGGTTTCTCAAAGAAGAGCTGCTCAGCCTCGGTGGGGAGTGTGCGATTTCGGGGTGTTCCTCACACACGCACGAACCCCGGTATTTAGACGTGGTTGCGATGGGGACGCTCGCCCAGTTCAAGCGACTCATCGAAAAGCTCGACGGACAACCCCACGGACTGGCATCGGTCGGGAACGATCTCAAGCGAACGCTCGACATTGGGACCGAAACCGAGAAACGTGGGTATCCGTGGGAGGACCGAGTGGCGGTGATGGGAATCATCAACGTCACCCCCGACAGCTTCTACGACGGTGGAACGTACGACTCGGTCGAGGCTGCCGTCGCCCGAGCCGAAGAGCTGATCGAGGACGGAGCAGACATTCTCGATGTCGGTGGAGAAAGCACCCGACCCGGTGCGGATCCCGTCCCGACCGAGACCGAAATCGAACGCGTCGTGCCCGTTGTCGAACGGCTCGCCGATCACGACGCGCTGGTGTCGGTCGATACGCGCAAGGCAGCGGTGGCCCGAGCGGCACTCGAAGCCGGCGCGGACATCCTCAACGACGTTTCGGGGCTGTCCGATCCCGATATGCGCCACGTGGCAGCCGACTACGACGTGCCAACCGTCGTCATGCACAGCATCGAGGCACCGGTCGATCCCGAGACGGACGTGACGTACGACGACGTGGTTACGGACACCATCGACGAACTCAGCGAGCGCGTGTTGCTCGCCGAAAAAGCTGGGCTTGACCGCGAGCAGATCATCGTCGATCCTGGCATCGGGTTCGGTACGTCGGCAGCCGAAAGCTTCGAACTCCTCGGTCGTATCGGGGAGTTTCACGCGCTTGGCTGTCCCGTGCTCGTTGGCCACTCCCACAAATCGATGTACGAACACGTCGACCGCGCTGCCGGGGATCGACTCCACGCGACCGTCGCAGCGACCGCCATCGCAGCTGAACGCGGAGCCGACATCGTCCGCGTTCACGACGTTAAAGAGAACGTTGCCGCGGTTCGCACCCAGCGAGCGGCATCCGATCCGGACGCTTGA
- a CDS encoding lysylphosphatidylglycerol synthase transmembrane domain-containing protein: protein MLKENARSIIAGFVGSLLVLAAMYWLIGVDQTVSKLSMANTGVLVFVFVGATCWIISWGLALRTVLGVLGSTISPLKSTAIFSGVLFANNVTPFGQAGGEPISGLLISRATDRRYETGLAAIASVDALNFIPSIVLAVCGMGYLFVTTTFVGDLRYAAGTVFALALLVPIGFYLGWQYRYRLEHATVAVITPIVRFIRHTLLRRKPLEEAAIERRIEGFFTAIERVGSTPRKLAFALGLSSLGWIAQAVCLWLSLFALDHAVSPSVVLIAVPLGAIAGVTPLPGGLGGVDLVLIGIISALVTINQPTIAAAVLIHRSAIYLFPTIVGGGITAAIASR from the coding sequence ATGCTCAAGGAGAACGCCCGGTCGATCATCGCTGGATTCGTTGGTTCACTGCTCGTTCTCGCAGCGATGTACTGGCTTATCGGCGTCGACCAAACCGTCTCGAAGCTCTCGATGGCCAACACCGGAGTTCTCGTTTTCGTTTTCGTAGGTGCGACCTGTTGGATCATTTCGTGGGGGTTAGCGCTCCGCACTGTACTCGGCGTGCTCGGTTCGACGATTTCCCCGTTGAAATCGACGGCGATCTTCTCGGGCGTTCTGTTTGCGAACAACGTTACGCCGTTCGGGCAGGCGGGTGGCGAGCCGATCAGCGGGCTGTTGATCTCGCGGGCCACCGATCGACGCTACGAAACGGGGCTTGCAGCCATTGCGAGTGTCGATGCGCTCAATTTCATTCCCTCGATCGTTCTCGCGGTGTGTGGCATGGGGTATCTCTTCGTGACCACCACGTTCGTAGGGGATCTCCGGTACGCCGCGGGCACGGTGTTTGCGCTGGCACTGCTGGTTCCGATAGGATTCTATCTGGGATGGCAGTACCGCTACCGGCTCGAACACGCCACGGTTGCCGTGATAACGCCGATAGTGCGGTTCATCCGGCACACGTTGTTACGGCGCAAACCACTCGAAGAGGCAGCAATCGAGCGACGCATCGAGGGGTTTTTCACCGCCATCGAGCGCGTTGGCTCTACCCCTCGGAAACTGGCGTTTGCGCTCGGTCTGTCGTCGCTCGGCTGGATCGCCCAAGCCGTCTGTCTGTGGCTGTCACTGTTCGCACTCGATCACGCCGTGTCCCCGAGCGTCGTGCTCATCGCCGTGCCTCTCGGTGCGATCGCCGGTGTGACGCCACTTCCCGGGGGACTCGGTGGTGTCGATCTTGTGCTCATCGGAATCATCAGTGCGCTCGTAACGATCAACCAACCGACCATTGCGGCCGCAGTCCTCATTCACCGATCCGCGATCTATCTGTTCCCGACGATCGTCGGCGGTGGAATCACGGCCGCGATCGCGAGCCGATAA
- a CDS encoding glycosyltransferase: protein MCGKSEPRVLWFTPDKPERISVGRHRITERLEEIGYRVTLRGTTIETVLSAVWHRGRYDAVIGTTRAGTMAGMVLSALGGPPLIIDHVDPIRQFETTHPWWVAVPVRWLERIAFAVAAHVLYVYAEEHDRVSQFAESVSNTDLPVEYDRFADPPTERVVTAHERLSSLEGRTLIYVGGLEPVYHISELLDAMSVLSAWTLVVLGTGSLEPEVRRAATEQSNVVYLGTVPHEDVPGYLHAADVGVCLVDDPHTLKILEYGAAGLPVVQLAGRAESRLDGLVTFCDPTPADIARAVRSAASSPTSEELRAFARQFDVTTVADDYANAIETVTSTSPRTAE from the coding sequence ATGTGTGGTAAGAGTGAGCCACGGGTGCTTTGGTTCACCCCAGATAAGCCCGAACGGATCAGCGTCGGCCGTCATCGGATCACGGAACGACTCGAAGAGATCGGTTACCGAGTAACACTGCGTGGGACGACGATCGAGACGGTGTTGTCGGCGGTGTGGCATCGGGGACGGTACGACGCGGTGATCGGAACGACGCGGGCGGGTACCATGGCCGGGATGGTTCTGTCAGCTCTCGGTGGGCCACCGCTTATCATCGATCACGTCGATCCGATCAGACAGTTCGAGACCACACATCCGTGGTGGGTGGCCGTTCCTGTGCGGTGGCTCGAACGGATCGCGTTCGCCGTCGCTGCCCACGTACTGTACGTGTACGCCGAAGAGCACGACCGCGTGAGTCAGTTCGCTGAATCGGTTTCGAACACCGACCTTCCAGTCGAGTACGATCGCTTTGCCGATCCGCCTACAGAGCGCGTTGTAACCGCTCATGAGCGGCTTTCATCGCTCGAGGGACGAACGCTCATCTACGTTGGCGGTCTCGAACCCGTCTACCACATCTCCGAGTTGCTCGATGCGATGTCGGTGCTGTCGGCGTGGACGCTCGTCGTGCTCGGCACCGGCTCGCTCGAACCCGAGGTTCGACGCGCGGCGACCGAGCAGTCGAACGTCGTGTATCTCGGCACCGTGCCCCACGAAGACGTGCCGGGATATCTCCACGCCGCCGACGTCGGCGTCTGTCTGGTCGACGACCCACACACGCTGAAGATACTCGAATATGGGGCTGCCGGTCTCCCGGTCGTCCAGCTCGCTGGACGGGCAGAATCGCGTCTCGATGGGCTGGTGACGTTCTGTGACCCAACGCCAGCGGACATCGCTCGCGCCGTTCGATCCGCCGCTTCCTCTCCCACCTCCGAGGAGCTACGCGCGTTCGCCCGACAGTTCGACGTGACCACCGTCGCCGACGACTACGCGAACGCGATCGAGACGGTAACTAGCACATCACCCAGAACGGCCGAATGA
- a CDS encoding CNNM domain-containing protein, giving the protein MTPLEISLRVAAGIFLIAINAYFVAIEFALTRVRQYPESEFDTPGLRRAWEMTSDLELYLTTCQIWISGTSIALGIVAEPGLAALFEPLFENTVLASVGAGSILGFFLINMLHLTHGEQTPTYLGVERSKQVARYGATPLYWFAWSISPLIRFGDWVAKATLKLFGIEMTGAWLEAEEDVLESRAQLRNRLGSLLDEGNLPEERREEVLNALDADELPISEIMVPAADIVSLSTNMSADENLETIQNTTHTRFPLIGDELTDFQGIVYAPSILNNFEDLQQGDMTFADIAAPPMTLAAETNASDAFDQFQAEDQEIALVLRDGRVVGLLTATDTLEAVMGQLEDPLD; this is encoded by the coding sequence ATGACACCACTTGAGATCAGCCTCCGAGTGGCTGCTGGGATTTTTCTGATCGCAATCAACGCGTATTTCGTTGCGATCGAGTTTGCACTGACACGAGTTCGGCAGTATCCCGAATCCGAGTTCGATACGCCGGGACTCAGACGGGCATGGGAGATGACCAGCGATCTCGAACTGTATTTGACGACGTGCCAGATCTGGATCTCTGGGACGAGTATCGCGTTAGGAATCGTCGCCGAGCCGGGGTTAGCAGCGCTTTTCGAACCGCTCTTCGAGAATACGGTACTTGCGTCTGTCGGCGCTGGTTCGATCCTCGGCTTTTTCCTCATCAATATGCTCCACCTCACACACGGCGAGCAGACGCCGACGTATCTCGGCGTCGAACGCTCGAAGCAAGTCGCCCGGTACGGCGCAACCCCGCTATACTGGTTCGCGTGGTCGATCTCTCCGTTGATCCGGTTTGGGGATTGGGTGGCGAAGGCGACGCTCAAGCTGTTCGGCATCGAGATGACTGGAGCCTGGCTCGAAGCCGAAGAAGACGTGCTTGAGTCGCGCGCACAGCTCCGTAACCGTCTCGGCTCGCTCCTCGATGAGGGTAATCTTCCCGAGGAACGCCGCGAGGAGGTGCTTAATGCGCTTGATGCCGATGAACTTCCCATTAGTGAGATCATGGTTCCAGCTGCGGATATCGTTTCACTTTCAACGAACATGTCTGCCGATGAAAATCTCGAAACGATCCAGAACACCACCCATACCCGCTTTCCCCTCATCGGCGATGAGTTGACCGACTTTCAGGGCATCGTCTATGCCCCGTCGATACTGAACAACTTCGAGGATCTCCAGCAGGGCGATATGACGTTTGCAGACATCGCAGCCCCGCCGATGACGCTCGCTGCGGAGACGAACGCCAGTGACGCGTTTGATCAGTTCCAAGCCGAAGACCAAGAGATCGCCCTCGTCCTCCGTGATGGACGGGTCGTCGGACTTCTCACCGCAACGGATACGCTCGAAGCAGTGATGGGACAACTCGAAGATCCGCTCGACTGA
- a CDS encoding aryl-sulfate sulfotransferase gives MEPERLLPSRVRPDPSSEPVDRRSRVLLLGAIVLLCAVVVILGAVGDERSPPTSRETNASIGNTTPETGYALENNTTGTLSAGNTLITVQTHDWFGTNSGEALIVAPNGTTIWSYDPPNSRVFDAEVTSNDTILLSFATELTGEDCPSAYRSGAEESCVHNRVVELDPADNTVVWEYDWYDAFIAHHEVHDADRLDDGQTAIIDMGNNRAFTVNRDGEITWSWNATDHLSTESAFQEQYGGLPQEHSEADWTHMNDIDQLPNGNFQLSIRNFDVVLEVDPRTNDIVNVIGKPGDTSTLNQQHNPQRLDNDTILVADSENHRVVEIDTDTEELQWLYDGPSDRGLQWPRDADRLPNGNTLVTDSRNFRVLEIDSEGQVVWRHSLRDSRGIVYEADRLGVPEESATGLTHSDNTTIDPTHPLITRIQSIESWAGFVFPGWVRLQELVAILCGVFAGLGLLWQFTIGWLRGDRLLYWK, from the coding sequence ATGGAGCCAGAACGCTTGTTGCCTAGCCGTGTGCGTCCTGATCCGTCGTCGGAGCCTGTCGATCGCCGCTCGCGCGTGCTCTTACTCGGAGCGATCGTTCTCCTCTGTGCGGTCGTCGTCATTCTCGGAGCTGTGGGTGATGAGCGCTCACCCCCGACGTCGAGGGAGACGAACGCGTCCATTGGCAACACCACTCCTGAAACCGGCTACGCCCTCGAGAACAACACGACAGGAACGCTCTCGGCCGGCAATACGCTGATCACTGTCCAGACACACGACTGGTTCGGTACGAACAGCGGCGAGGCGTTGATCGTCGCTCCAAACGGAACGACGATTTGGAGCTACGATCCACCCAATTCGCGCGTCTTCGACGCGGAAGTGACCAGCAATGACACGATACTCCTATCGTTTGCGACCGAACTGACTGGCGAGGACTGTCCGTCGGCCTACCGGTCCGGTGCTGAGGAGAGCTGTGTCCACAACCGCGTCGTTGAACTGGATCCGGCAGACAACACCGTGGTGTGGGAGTACGACTGGTACGACGCGTTCATCGCCCATCACGAGGTCCATGACGCCGATCGGCTCGACGACGGCCAGACAGCGATCATCGATATGGGGAACAATCGCGCGTTCACCGTCAATCGGGATGGTGAGATCACGTGGTCGTGGAACGCAACCGATCACCTCAGTACCGAAAGCGCGTTCCAAGAACAGTACGGTGGACTGCCCCAGGAACATTCTGAGGCTGATTGGACCCACATGAACGACATCGATCAGCTTCCAAACGGGAATTTCCAGCTTTCGATACGGAACTTCGATGTGGTGCTCGAAGTCGATCCTCGGACGAACGACATCGTAAACGTCATCGGCAAGCCCGGTGACACGTCCACACTAAACCAGCAACACAACCCCCAGCGGCTCGACAACGATACGATACTCGTCGCCGACAGCGAGAACCACCGAGTGGTGGAGATCGATACCGACACCGAGGAACTCCAATGGCTGTACGATGGGCCGTCAGATCGCGGACTCCAGTGGCCTCGCGATGCGGATCGGCTCCCGAACGGAAACACCCTCGTCACGGATTCACGAAACTTCCGTGTCCTCGAAATCGATTCCGAGGGACAGGTCGTCTGGCGGCATTCGCTTCGAGACAGCCGAGGGATCGTGTACGAGGCCGATCGGCTTGGTGTTCCGGAGGAATCGGCCACCGGACTCACACACAGCGATAACACCACCATCGATCCGACCCACCCACTCATCACCCGCATCCAATCGATCGAGTCGTGGGCAGGGTTCGTTTTTCCGGGGTGGGTGCGGTTACAGGAGTTGGTTGCCATCCTGTGTGGCGTCTTCGCCGGTCTCGGACTTCTCTGGCAATTCACTATCGGCTGGCTCCGAGGCGATCGGCTGCTGTATTGGAAATAG
- a CDS encoding competence/damage-inducible protein A yields MQAAIVTVGDELLAGETIDTNATWLAEQLVARGVDIQRITTVPDRVADIARVVNEHHAEYDVVLTTGGLGPTHDDRTMAGVAAAFGRSLEPNDDALSWLETHGGYARNDLTAGTTKLPAGAQPLHNEVGVAPGCILDSVYVLPGVPEEMKAMFERIEADFSGPRTHVTTVTADEPESALLDRLEALRDQFDVTVGSYPGEYVRVKIRGQDESAVDEAARWLTERVVTA; encoded by the coding sequence ATGCAGGCCGCCATCGTCACAGTCGGGGACGAGCTCCTCGCGGGAGAGACGATCGACACCAATGCCACATGGTTGGCCGAGCAACTCGTGGCTCGGGGTGTCGACATCCAGCGGATCACGACCGTTCCAGACCGTGTTGCCGATATCGCCCGCGTCGTCAACGAACACCACGCCGAGTACGATGTGGTCCTCACCACGGGCGGGCTGGGACCGACCCACGACGACCGCACGATGGCTGGCGTCGCCGCTGCGTTCGGTCGGTCGCTCGAACCGAACGACGATGCGCTGTCGTGGCTCGAAACCCACGGCGGGTATGCCCGAAACGATCTCACGGCGGGAACCACGAAGCTTCCAGCCGGTGCACAGCCGTTACACAACGAGGTCGGCGTTGCACCGGGCTGTATCCTCGACTCGGTGTACGTCCTGCCGGGCGTTCCCGAGGAGATGAAAGCGATGTTTGAACGGATCGAAGCGGACTTCTCCGGGCCACGGACACACGTTACGACAGTGACCGCCGACGAACCGGAAAGCGCGCTGCTCGACCGACTCGAAGCGCTCAGAGACCAGTTCGATGTGACAGTCGGAAGCTACCCCGGCGAGTACGTCCGAGTCAAGATCCGGGGACAGGACGAAAGCGCTGTAGACGAGGCCGCCCGATGGCTCACTGAACGGGTTGTGACCGCGTGA
- a CDS encoding ATP-NAD kinase family protein, whose protein sequence is MRHIGVVVNPIAGMGGRVGLKGTDGKVEQARSRGAEPRAPERARAALESLGSHAPDHHITTVGGEMGASAVRAALDDVSPTIVDHPPVDTTADDTRRAVTAFLDRGVDLVLFVGGDGTAVDVAETISAVGCDTPMLGVPAGVKIYSSVFAVTPRAAGRIAATYDRTERREVNDIDEERYRSGEVHPELKAVVSVPVGEEIQPSKQLGGGSVDSLAAGFTADVDPGTTYVFGPGSTVRAIERQLGIDGSPLGIDVWRAGESSGELLVCDGSETDILDALGEHNVVVVSPIGGQGFVFGRGNQQLSPAVIRHSEVVVVASNAKLDDLGVLRVDTDDPDLDEELRGWQKVRVGRFEHRLLEIV, encoded by the coding sequence GTGAGACATATCGGTGTGGTGGTGAATCCGATCGCGGGGATGGGCGGCCGGGTCGGGCTGAAGGGGACCGACGGCAAGGTCGAACAAGCTCGGTCGCGGGGAGCCGAACCTCGCGCCCCCGAGCGGGCACGAGCTGCCCTCGAATCGCTTGGATCACACGCGCCGGATCATCACATTACGACCGTCGGCGGTGAGATGGGTGCGTCGGCGGTTCGAGCAGCACTCGATGACGTTTCGCCGACCATCGTCGATCACCCACCGGTCGACACGACCGCCGACGACACGCGGCGGGCAGTCACGGCGTTTCTCGACCGTGGCGTCGATCTCGTGTTGTTCGTCGGTGGTGACGGCACCGCCGTCGACGTGGCCGAAACGATCTCGGCTGTCGGGTGTGACACGCCCATGCTTGGAGTGCCAGCGGGCGTGAAAATCTACTCCTCGGTGTTTGCGGTTACGCCACGAGCAGCCGGTCGGATCGCCGCCACCTACGACCGGACCGAACGACGCGAAGTGAACGACATCGACGAGGAGCGCTACCGATCCGGTGAGGTCCACCCCGAACTCAAAGCGGTCGTCTCGGTTCCAGTGGGCGAGGAGATCCAACCGAGCAAACAGCTCGGTGGCGGCAGCGTCGACAGTCTGGCTGCCGGATTCACGGCCGACGTTGATCCCGGAACCACGTACGTGTTCGGACCGGGCAGCACCGTCAGGGCGATCGAACGCCAGCTTGGAATCGATGGATCGCCACTCGGCATCGACGTGTGGCGAGCCGGTGAGTCTTCTGGCGAACTGCTCGTGTGCGATGGCAGCGAAACCGACATCCTCGATGCGTTGGGTGAGCACAACGTTGTCGTTGTCTCGCCGATCGGCGGACAAGGGTTCGTGTTCGGGCGCGGCAACCAGCAGCTCTCCCCAGCGGTGATCCGTCACTCGGAGGTCGTCGTCGTCGCTTCGAACGCCAAACTCGACGATCTCGGCGTGCTCCGAGTGGACACCGATGATCCCGACCTCGACGAGGAGCTACGCGGCTGGCAGAAGGTCCGTGTCGGACGGTTCGAACACCGATTGCTAGAAATCGTGTGA
- the argS gene encoding arginine--tRNA ligase, translating into MLQVLRDHIIEDMTAILEEWECAEVATTDPVEINEYTDEEKGLLATPVAFQLASELGRPPADIASDLAEAFRDRGPIEGIDTIETAGGYINFHIDEAFTTRTLEQILEEGSDYGVVEDTVESALFEFSSPNIAKPMHIGHLRNTVLGDVLGNVLAARGYDIVRDNHIGDWGVQFGHLLYEFEQADDTDRFEEKPIDYLLELYQRYGRQEAKLEEAGREDDVEQLRDTGREYFAALESGDAELRALWERFSEASRNRFDATYDRLDVDFDTWHGESFYVTESWTSQIREAAIDDGIAVETEDGAYVIPIYDDDLADVEDPTQADVRVAADPADSDDYETFVITKRDGTTTYGTRDLATIAYRIEQGYDELLYVVGSEQREYFQQLFAAARKLGYTDVRFTHVDYGLIDLPEGSMSTRAGRLITAEDVLDQVRENARSVVEENDPTLADETASEIAAGVALGTVRFENIAKRRTKNTTFDTEQATSLEGDTGPYVQYAATRGLNILLEADEIPAPSAVADQPFNEFDHQLAVELARYPLVLERCEERYDPAPLAQYLLDLARTFNKLYHENRVLDASQARDRRLVLVAATVEVFETAFEITGIPMLRKM; encoded by the coding sequence ATGCTGCAGGTTCTACGTGATCATATCATCGAGGATATGACGGCGATACTCGAAGAGTGGGAGTGTGCAGAGGTGGCGACGACCGATCCGGTCGAGATCAACGAGTACACCGACGAGGAGAAAGGACTCCTGGCGACGCCCGTCGCGTTCCAGCTGGCGTCAGAACTCGGTCGACCACCAGCCGATATTGCGTCGGATCTCGCCGAAGCGTTCCGGGACCGTGGACCTATCGAGGGGATCGATACCATCGAGACCGCCGGTGGATACATCAATTTCCACATCGACGAGGCGTTCACGACGCGGACGCTCGAACAGATCCTCGAAGAAGGATCCGACTACGGCGTCGTCGAGGACACTGTCGAGTCGGCTCTGTTCGAGTTTTCTTCACCGAACATCGCTAAGCCGATGCACATCGGACACCTCCGGAACACGGTGCTTGGCGACGTGCTCGGGAACGTACTCGCGGCGCGGGGGTACGATATCGTCCGGGACAACCACATCGGCGACTGGGGAGTGCAGTTCGGTCACCTCCTGTATGAGTTCGAACAAGCCGACGACACCGATCGGTTCGAAGAGAAACCGATCGACTATCTGCTGGAACTGTACCAGCGGTACGGCCGTCAGGAGGCCAAGCTCGAAGAAGCAGGCCGGGAGGACGACGTAGAGCAACTGCGCGATACGGGCCGGGAGTATTTCGCGGCGCTCGAATCGGGTGACGCGGAGCTGCGTGCGCTGTGGGAGCGGTTTTCCGAAGCGAGCCGGAACCGGTTTGACGCCACCTACGACCGGCTCGACGTCGATTTCGACACGTGGCACGGCGAGAGCTTCTATGTGACTGAAAGTTGGACGAGCCAGATCAGAGAGGCCGCAATCGACGACGGGATCGCAGTCGAGACCGAAGACGGTGCGTACGTTATTCCGATCTACGACGACGACCTCGCGGATGTCGAGGACCCCACACAGGCCGACGTTCGTGTCGCCGCCGATCCCGCGGACAGTGACGACTACGAGACGTTCGTGATCACCAAACGCGACGGCACGACGACGTACGGCACCCGGGATCTCGCTACGATCGCGTACCGCATCGAGCAGGGATACGACGAACTGTTGTACGTGGTCGGTAGCGAGCAACGCGAGTATTTCCAGCAGCTGTTCGCCGCGGCCAGAAAGCTCGGCTACACCGACGTTCGGTTCACACACGTCGATTACGGCCTGATCGACCTTCCCGAGGGGAGCATGTCCACCCGTGCGGGACGGCTCATCACTGCCGAAGACGTGCTCGATCAAGTGCGTGAGAACGCGCGTTCGGTGGTCGAGGAGAACGATCCCACGCTGGCGGACGAGACAGCGAGTGAAATCGCTGCCGGCGTTGCGCTGGGTACTGTTCGGTTCGAGAACATCGCCAAACGGCGAACCAAAAACACTACCTTCGACACCGAACAGGCGACGTCACTCGAGGGGGACACCGGTCCGTACGTCCAGTACGCGGCGACGCGCGGGCTGAACATCCTGCTCGAAGCCGACGAGATCCCTGCTCCGAGCGCAGTCGCCGACCAGCCGTTCAACGAGTTCGACCACCAGCTCGCCGTCGAGTTGGCGCGCTATCCCCTCGTCTTGGAACGCTGTGAAGAACGATACGATCCCGCACCGCTGGCACAGTATCTGTTGGATCTGGCGCGGACGTTCAACAAGCTATACCACGAGAACCGTGTGCTCGATGCCTCACAGGCACGCGACCGGCGGCTCGTGCTCGTGGCGGCCACCGTCGAGGTGTTCGAAACCGCCTTCGAGATCACCGGAATTCCGATGCTGCGGAAGATGTGA